CGAGGTACTTGGAGCTATTATTCCCTACACAATGAAGCAATCAACCATCTATTGTCAGAAGAACTATGCTGCTTGTTCCGGGGTTAGTCTTCCTATCCACAATTAATCAAAATAAATTGATGAACGGAGGGTGTTTATGCTTGTACATGTTGGGTTAAATGTAAGCAATTTAGACAAATCGGTGAGTTTCTACAATGACGTCTTCGGTGAAGAACCTGTGAAAGAAAAGGTAGATTACGCAAAGTACCTTCCTGAGGGTCTTCAGTTAAACTTCACATTAAATACATCAGAGAGTACAAAAGGCAATCAGGTGAACCATTTCGGCATTCAAGTTGAGAATCAAGATGAAATTCAGTCTCAGAAGAACCGTCTGGAGAAACTCGGCTATTTCACGAAAGACGAGATGAACACGAGCTGTTGCTATGCCTTACAGGATAAATTTTGGGTCACAGACCCTGATGGGAATGAGTGGGAGTTCTTCTATACGAAGAAGGATGAATAGAGAAGGTAAAGGCACCTATAAGGTAGGTGCTTCTACCTTTCTTAACTAATCACTAGTGTTTACAAAATAAAAATAGTCACAAAAAAGTAATTTAGTGGTAAAATAGTCACAGTAAAAAAGAACGATGATCGAGCATTTTATTCCTTATCCAATTTTCACTTATTCTTTTTTAACTACATAATAAGGATGTTGATTTATGAAAGTTGTGCTTCAAAACGAAGGCGGAGTAACGAAGCAAGTTAAATGCGGATTTAGTTGGACGACGCTCTTCTTCGGATTCTTCCCAGCATTATTTAGAGGGGATTTAAAATGGGCTGCCATCATGTTCATAACCGCTCTTGTACTCGGTTCATTCACATTCGGGGTTGGTGGTTTCATTGCAGATGTTGTGTTTGCTTTCACGTACAACAAGACATACATTAAAGAGCTAATTGAAAAGGGCTACCGTCCAGCTGATGATGAGTCACGTGCGATTCTACAGCAACATGATATTGTGTCTAAGACTGCTTAACACACAAAGAAGCACACCAATTACGGTGTGCTTCTTTCATATACTATGCCGGAAGCACAGAAGCTCCCATCAAATAGTGGTCCACTCTTTTCGCAACTCCACGACCTTCGTTAATTGCCCATACAATCAAGCTTTGGCCACGGCGCGCATCTCCAGCAGCGAAGACCCCTTCTAGGTTTGTCTCGTAGTGTTCGTACTGTGCATCAATGCGGCCACGTTCTGTCGTAGTGACGCCAAAGTGTTTTAATACTGGTTGTTCAGGACCTTCAAAACCGATGGCAATGAAGACGTATTGAGCAGGCCATACCTTTTCAGTGCCTGGAATTTCTTCAAATTTGTATGTGCCGTCTGCTTGTTTCTCCTTCTTCATATGAATTGTGTGTACTTCTTTCAAATGACCTTCTTCGTCTTTCACCATCTTCTTCGTCTGGATGGAGTATTGACGAGGATCCTCACCAAATACGGATTCGGCTTCCTTGTATGCATACTCAAGGGTAAAGACATTCGGTGGTTCTGGCCACATGTTGTCTGCATTGCGGTCAGATGGCAGCTTAGGGTGCTTACCAAATTGAACAACGGAACGACACTGTTGACGAAGTGCGGTTGCAACACAGTCAGCTCCTGTATCTCCCCCACCAATGACGATAACGTCCTTTCCTTCTACATCAATGTAGCTTTCGTCCGCATCAAATTCTTCAAAACGCTTCTTCGTAGAAGCCGTTAAATACTCCATCGCCTCATGTACGCCTTTCGCATCGCTACCTTCTAACGTAAGCTGACGATGCTTCTGGGCACCAGTACATAGAATCACAGAGTCATACTGTTCCCGAAGTTCTTCTGCTGTTACGTCCTTCCCGATTTCAGTGTTACACACGAACTCGATGCCTTCTTGACGAAGTAGCGTAATCCTACGAGCCACCACATCCTTATCAAGCTTCATGTTCGGAATACCGTAGACAAGCAACCCACCAGGACGGTCCGCCCGTTCGTACACCGTAACGGAATGTCCAACTTGATTGAGTTGGTCTGCCGCTGCGAGCCCTGCAGGTCCAGAACCTACGATGGCAACTTTCTTGCCTGTACGTGATTCAGGAATACGCGGAGTGATCCATCCATTCTCAAACCCTT
This portion of the Pontibacillus halophilus JSM 076056 = DSM 19796 genome encodes:
- a CDS encoding ArsI/CadI family heavy metal resistance metalloenzyme, with the protein product MLVHVGLNVSNLDKSVSFYNDVFGEEPVKEKVDYAKYLPEGLQLNFTLNTSESTKGNQVNHFGIQVENQDEIQSQKNRLEKLGYFTKDEMNTSCCYALQDKFWVTDPDGNEWEFFYTKKDE
- the gltD gene encoding glutamate synthase small subunit, yielding MGKSTGFMEIIREEAEERSPRARIQDWDEYSSPFSDDTLKRQGARCMDCGIPFCHTGMEVRGVASGCPINNLIPEWNDLVYKGKWKEALERLLMTNNFPEFTGRACPAPCEGSCTLAINEPPVAIKNIERAIIDKGFENGWITPRIPESRTGKKVAIVGSGPAGLAAADQLNQVGHSVTVYERADRPGGLLVYGIPNMKLDKDVVARRITLLRQEGIEFVCNTEIGKDVTAEELREQYDSVILCTGAQKHRQLTLEGSDAKGVHEAMEYLTASTKKRFEEFDADESYIDVEGKDVIVIGGGDTGADCVATALRQQCRSVVQFGKHPKLPSDRNADNMWPEPPNVFTLEYAYKEAESVFGEDPRQYSIQTKKMVKDEEGHLKEVHTIHMKKEKQADGTYKFEEIPGTEKVWPAQYVFIAIGFEGPEQPVLKHFGVTTTERGRIDAQYEHYETNLEGVFAAGDARRGQSLIVWAINEGRGVAKRVDHYLMGASVLPA